Below is a genomic region from Candidatus Polarisedimenticolia bacterium.
GAGGCTCCTGGAAGCCGGGCAGAAAGATCCCGCCGCCGTCTCGCTCCGGAAGAGCATCGAGCGGCAGAAGGAACAGATCGACAAGCTTGCCGAGGCGCGCGAGGAGAAGCCCGCCTCCGCCAACGCCGATCTGGCGACGCTGGCCACCGACCTGGAGAACGCCGACGCGGCGCCTACTTCCTCGCAGCGGGAAATGCTCGCCGTCTACGAGAAGGGAATCGCCGCTTTCGAGAAGAAATGGAAAGCCTTCACCGCCGGCCCTTACGCCGATCTCTCGGCCAGGCTCGTGAAGCTGGGCATCAAGCCGAAACCCGTGGATCCGTGAAGCTACTGGTCTCGCTTACTCGCTGAATTGGGCCTTATCAATTCGGAGAATCGGGGGTTTCTCGCCCGAGCTATCTCACTCTCCGTTAACCGGGATTCTCCCGAGGTGTTAACCAGCTTGGCAGTACCGATAGCCATCGTGCGGTAAGCGAGACTCTCGCATTGCATGGTCTTCGGCCAGCGCGGGCGCCCTCGTTCCCTGTGCTAAGCTTTGCGCCATGTCAATCAGGGCCACCTGCCCGATCTGCTCGAGCCCCATGCTTCCGGACAACCGTTTTTGCGGGTCCTGCGGAAGGCCCGTTTCGCCGATGTCTTCATCCCCAACGGTGAATGTGCCGCCTGTCGCCAGAGGGTCGCCCGGCCGTTTGGCGTCGTCCAATTCCACCCCATCAGAAGCGCGGTTCCTGCCGGGCGTCCTGCTCGCCGGCCGCTACCGCATCGTCGGCCTGCTCGGGAAGGGGGGCATGGGGGAGGTTTACCGGGCCGACGACCTCAAGCTCGGGCAGCCGGTCGCCCTGAAGTTCCTGCCGCCCGGATTCGACGCGCGACCTGAGCGCCTCGATCAGTTCCTCAACGAGGTGCGGACCGCACGCCAGGTCTCACACTCCAACGTCTGCCGGGTCTACGATGCCGGTGAGGCCGACGGGCAGCATTTTCTGTCCATGGAATACGTGGATGGAGAGGACCTGGCATCTCTCCTGCGACGGATCGGCCACCTCCCGAAGGAGAAGGCGATCCAGATCGCGCGGCAGCTCTGTGCCGGACTTGCGGCGGCGCATGAGATCGGTGTCCTGCACCGCGACCTGAAGCCCGCGAACATCATGATCGACGGCCGCGGGAGAGCGCGCATTACCGACTTCGGTCTTGCCGCACTGGCTGAGGAAATCGGCAGCGGGGAGATTCTTTCGGGCACACCGGCCTATATGGCGCCCGAGCAGCTGGCGGGACGAGAGGTCTCCGTCCGGAGCGACCTCTACGCCTTGGGATTGGTGCTCTACGAGCTGTTCACCGGCAAGATGGCTTTCAAGGCATCGTCCGTCGGAGAGCTGCGACGCCTGCAGCTGGAAACCACTCCGACCTCCCCGTCCAGCCTTCTGGAGGGGTTCGACCCCGCTGTGGAGCGGGTCATCCTCCGCTGCCTGGACCAGGAGCCGTCGCGCCGGCCTTCCTCGGCCCTGGCCGTCGCCGCCGCGCTCCCCGGCGGCGATCCGCTGGCGGCGGCCCTGGCTGCCGGTGAGACTCCATCCCCGGAGATGGTGGCCGAGGCTGGGCAGAAGGGGGCGACATCGCCAGCGGTTGCCTGGGGAGCTCTCGGCTTGTTCATCGTGACGCTCGTGGCCTTGTTGGCTCTGGCGCCGAGGACCGCGCTCCTGGGAATGGTGCCGCTCGACAAGCCGCCGGAATTCCTGGCGGAGCGGGCGAGGGAAATCCTGACGGAGGCCGGTCACGACCGGAAGCCAGGCGACAGCCTCTTCACGTTCGATCCGAACCTCGACTATCTGGAGGAGCTGCGGGGCCTTGAGGGTGCGGGCACGCGTCGATGGGAGATTCTCCGGTCGGCCCCCCCAAGCGGAATCCTCTTCTGGTACCGACAGAGTCCGGAAGATCTGGTGCCGGTGAATGGTGCGTCCTTCGGAACCTTGATGGAAGATCCGCCGGAGACAACCCCCGGGA
It encodes:
- a CDS encoding serine/threonine-protein kinase gives rise to the protein MASSNSTPSEARFLPGVLLAGRYRIVGLLGKGGMGEVYRADDLKLGQPVALKFLPPGFDARPERLDQFLNEVRTARQVSHSNVCRVYDAGEADGQHFLSMEYVDGEDLASLLRRIGHLPKEKAIQIARQLCAGLAAAHEIGVLHRDLKPANIMIDGRGRARITDFGLAALAEEIGSGEILSGTPAYMAPEQLAGREVSVRSDLYALGLVLYELFTGKMAFKASSVGELRRLQLETTPTSPSSLLEGFDPAVERVILRCLDQEPSRRPSSALAVAAALPGGDPLAAALAAGETPSPEMVAEAGQKGATSPAVAWGALGLFIVTLVALLALAPRTALLGMVPLDKPPEFLAERAREILTEAGHDRKPGDSLFTFDPNLDYLEELRGLEGAGTRRWEILRSAPPSGILFWYRQSPEDLVPVNGASFGTLMEDPPETTPGMARVGLDPDGRLVSLLVVPGERTEPGSASQEPDWAPLLRATGIDQKTLSPTIPEWAPPVYADRRAAWTGLWPGRPQTPLRIEAVSEGGKPVFLRIVERWTRPAEESAVRGGFWRQAARLSNALISVTVIIVAAFVALRNVRRGRGDRRGALRFALYLGAMRMLWFLGAHHMASPAEASLFIDHLSSAMLRLGLAYVFYLAIEPYARRLWPRMLVSWVRVLEGRFRDPLVGRDLLIGCAAGAVGALTQRLQTWIPETLGGAMALPASSVFALESLRGIVPALVSIVAIHTRALMEIIFPITIVLIFRLVLRRTGPALLAATLLGTVLFYPASGSIPGYIVGMFFLCAILWLVLFQVGLLSFAAFYAVFRLLDNIPLTPSPAGWYLGAMLLSLAAAAAPALYGFWTSQAGRPLFRDEILEPAPR